Proteins encoded by one window of Bradyrhizobium sp. B097:
- a CDS encoding helix-turn-helix transcriptional regulator, with protein sequence MTADQRGDYGFARVRDAAYDAVMELWRRRKAEGMTQAQLAEALGGDTGWLSRNLRGPGNWTLRTVGRFVEALNGEVELKVHGLEDPLPAPPNYHAYIGYEPHTATDLAATMSWPKAAITSTKPTIRKGFPAVAANLIS encoded by the coding sequence ATGACGGCCGATCAGAGGGGCGATTACGGTTTTGCGCGCGTGCGGGATGCTGCCTACGACGCCGTGATGGAGTTATGGCGTCGGCGCAAGGCAGAGGGCATGACTCAAGCCCAGTTGGCCGAGGCGCTTGGCGGCGACACTGGATGGCTCTCACGTAATTTGCGTGGTCCCGGCAATTGGACACTCAGGACAGTTGGGCGGTTTGTAGAAGCCCTCAATGGAGAAGTGGAGCTAAAGGTGCATGGATTGGAAGATCCACTCCCTGCGCCGCCGAACTATCATGCCTACATTGGATATGAACCTCACACAGCCACTGATCTCGCCGCGACAATGAGTTGGCCAAAAGCGGCAATCACATCGACTAAGCCGACTATTCGGAAAGGCTTCCCCGCCGTAGCTGCGAATTTAATCTCGTGA
- a CDS encoding alpha/beta hydrolase encodes MSAKFEPIIGRYMHLELSGRAHRVYVEEAGEGTPLLCLHTAGADGRQYRGLMNDVSVTRNHRVIAFDMPWHGKSSPPRGWHDEEYQLTSAHYTAMILAVMEALELDRPIVIGCSIGGRIALHLALEHPERFRAIIGLQAGAHVDPYYDLNFLHRPDVHGGEVAAAIVSGLVGPDAPDNERWETLWHYMQGGPGVFKGDLYFYKIDGDIRARVAEIDTKRCPLFLLSGEYDYSRTPEETLAVANSIAGAKATIMKGLGHFPMSENPGEFVKHLLPVLEKIGGG; translated from the coding sequence ATGAGCGCCAAATTCGAACCGATCATCGGCCGCTACATGCATCTCGAACTGTCCGGCCGGGCGCATCGCGTCTATGTCGAGGAGGCCGGCGAGGGCACGCCGCTGCTCTGCCTGCACACCGCGGGCGCCGACGGGCGGCAATATCGCGGCCTGATGAACGATGTCAGCGTTACGCGCAACCATCGCGTCATCGCCTTCGACATGCCCTGGCACGGCAAGTCGTCGCCGCCCCGAGGCTGGCACGACGAGGAGTACCAGCTCACCTCGGCGCACTACACGGCGATGATCCTGGCCGTGATGGAGGCGCTCGAGCTGGACCGGCCGATCGTGATCGGCTGCTCGATCGGCGGCCGGATCGCGCTGCATCTCGCGCTCGAGCACCCCGAACGCTTCCGCGCGATCATCGGCCTGCAGGCCGGCGCGCATGTCGATCCCTATTACGACCTGAATTTCCTGCACCGGCCGGACGTGCATGGCGGCGAGGTCGCGGCCGCCATCGTCTCGGGTCTGGTCGGGCCCGACGCGCCCGACAATGAGAGGTGGGAGACGCTGTGGCACTACATGCAGGGCGGGCCCGGCGTGTTCAAGGGCGACCTGTATTTCTACAAGATCGACGGCGATATCCGCGCCCGCGTCGCCGAGATCGACACCAAGCGCTGCCCGCTGTTCCTGCTGTCGGGCGAGTACGATTATTCCCGCACGCCGGAGGAGACGCTGGCGGTGGCGAACAGCATTGCCGGAGCCAAGGCCACCATCATGAAGGGCCTCGGGCATTTCCCGATGAGCGAAAACCCGGGCGAGTTCGTGAAGCATCTGCTGCCGGTGCTGGAGAAGATCGGCGGCGGCTAG
- a CDS encoding DUF2652 domain-containing protein: MLPKAEAAYFAIADISGYTNFLAAVELDHAQDIIADFMDVVVKGLRPPFRLAKFEGDAAFVYSTGTIDGSLLQDAIEGAYFKFRRRLRDVRQASTCECKACVAMGDLDFKFVVHHGEMVKQKMGGREELAGRDVILVHRLLKNSVGEKLGGRAYALYSDAAIRAMGADPVAQRLIAHHETIDVIGDVTLWARDLETAWQQDDAQTRMEVTREDAYAILEFDIAAPRQTVWEFITVPGQWRKWWDADDIIEESGKGRRGVGTKNHCAHGNHTNVEETLDWRPVDYFTVGITLPVPGAPRIIMTRAVLDGPDGTSRFELRIAKPKPKDRAFLDGAAAKFAERMTQAVAGLRSMVEGKQPAVDAVEEPTLARSSGRFLSEPVKSGARG; the protein is encoded by the coding sequence ATGCTTCCGAAGGCTGAAGCGGCATATTTCGCGATTGCCGATATTTCCGGCTATACCAACTTCCTCGCGGCGGTCGAGCTCGACCATGCGCAGGACATCATCGCCGATTTCATGGACGTGGTGGTGAAAGGGCTGCGCCCGCCATTTCGCCTCGCCAAGTTCGAGGGCGACGCCGCGTTCGTCTACTCGACCGGGACGATCGACGGCTCGCTGCTGCAGGACGCGATCGAGGGCGCCTATTTCAAATTCCGCCGGCGCTTGCGCGACGTTCGCCAGGCCTCGACCTGCGAGTGCAAGGCCTGCGTCGCAATGGGCGATCTCGATTTCAAATTCGTCGTCCATCACGGCGAGATGGTGAAGCAGAAGATGGGCGGCAGGGAAGAGCTCGCCGGGCGCGACGTCATCCTGGTCCACCGGCTACTCAAGAACAGCGTTGGTGAGAAGCTCGGCGGCCGCGCCTACGCGCTCTACAGCGACGCCGCGATCCGCGCCATGGGCGCCGACCCGGTGGCGCAACGGCTGATCGCGCATCACGAAACCATCGATGTCATCGGCGATGTGACGCTGTGGGCGCGCGATCTCGAAACGGCGTGGCAGCAGGACGACGCGCAAACGCGGATGGAGGTGACGCGCGAAGACGCCTACGCGATACTGGAGTTCGACATTGCCGCGCCGCGGCAGACGGTGTGGGAGTTCATCACCGTGCCCGGGCAATGGCGGAAATGGTGGGACGCCGACGACATCATCGAGGAGTCAGGCAAGGGGCGACGCGGTGTCGGCACCAAGAATCATTGCGCGCACGGCAACCATACCAACGTCGAGGAGACGCTCGACTGGCGTCCGGTCGATTACTTCACGGTCGGGATCACGCTGCCGGTGCCCGGAGCGCCGCGCATCATCATGACCCGGGCCGTTCTCGACGGCCCGGACGGAACGTCCCGTTTCGAGCTGCGGATCGCCAAGCCGAAGCCGAAGGACAGGGCGTTCCTCGATGGCGCCGCGGCCAAATTCGCCGAACGGATGACCCAGGCGGTGGCCGGCCTGCGATCGATGGTGGAAGGCAAGCAGCCTGCCGTTGACGCTGTGGAGGAGCCGACGCTGGCGCGATCGAGCGGACGCTTCCTGAGCGAGCCGGTGAAATCGGGCGCGCGCGGCTGA
- a CDS encoding DUF5658 family protein, which translates to MTEKQLRARTSFLKAMLLVCALLMGYSDLITTNEILQRGMGELNPFMWLTQEWLGEWWLIAKLGLTYLVIWLLWHGNSERQVAYVVAFIALPVYNNLFILAGAN; encoded by the coding sequence ATGACGGAAAAGCAGTTGCGGGCGAGGACGTCGTTCCTGAAGGCAATGCTGCTGGTCTGCGCCCTGCTGATGGGCTACTCGGATCTCATCACCACCAACGAGATCTTGCAGCGGGGAATGGGCGAACTGAACCCGTTCATGTGGCTCACCCAGGAGTGGCTGGGCGAATGGTGGCTTATTGCCAAACTGGGCCTAACCTACCTCGTGATATGGTTGCTCTGGCACGGCAACAGCGAACGCCAGGTGGCTTATGTGGTCGCCTTCATCGCACTGCCCGTCTACAACAATCTGTTCATCCTGGCGGGCGCCAATTGA
- a CDS encoding dienelactone hydrolase family protein, which produces MHARDIDYAAGDAILRGYLAFKDCGVKRPGVLVFHEGLGLGDFAMGRARRLAERGYVALAADMFGERRQAADLQQAMTLIGHLRTSPATLRARARAALATLTALPEVDATRCAAVGFCFGGTVVLELARDGADLKAVVSFHGVLSTTQPAAAGAVRASVLVLTGADDPLAPSDQVAAFENEMRAGKVADWQVISYGNTLHGFTNPSADGSIMKSALYDARADRRSWAAMQGLFDEVLV; this is translated from the coding sequence ATGCACGCACGCGACATCGACTACGCCGCCGGCGACGCCATTTTGCGCGGCTATCTTGCGTTCAAGGACTGCGGCGTAAAACGTCCCGGCGTGCTGGTATTCCACGAAGGGCTCGGACTCGGCGATTTCGCGATGGGGCGGGCGCGCAGGCTTGCCGAGCGCGGCTATGTGGCGCTTGCTGCCGACATGTTCGGCGAGCGGCGGCAGGCTGCCGATCTGCAGCAGGCAATGACGTTGATCGGTCATTTGCGCACCAGCCCCGCCACGCTCCGCGCACGGGCCCGCGCCGCGCTAGCGACGCTCACGGCTTTGCCCGAGGTCGATGCTACCCGTTGCGCGGCGGTCGGCTTCTGCTTCGGCGGCACGGTCGTGCTCGAGCTCGCGCGCGACGGCGCGGACCTCAAGGCCGTCGTCAGCTTCCATGGCGTGCTCTCGACCACGCAGCCTGCGGCAGCGGGGGCGGTGAGGGCGAGCGTGCTGGTCTTGACCGGGGCCGACGATCCGCTGGCGCCTTCCGACCAGGTCGCGGCGTTCGAGAACGAGATGCGCGCCGGCAAGGTTGCCGACTGGCAGGTGATCAGCTACGGCAACACGCTGCACGGCTTCACCAACCCGTCCGCCGACGGCTCGATCATGAAGTCGGCGCTCTACGATGCGCGGGCCGACCGCCGCTCCTGGGCGGCGATGCAAGGCCTGTTTGACGAGGTGCTGGTTTGA
- a CDS encoding urease accessory protein: MFGILSLGFLLGMQHALEPDHIAAVSSIAARRTHVGDIVKHGLTWGLGHTLTLFVFAGAAILLGRAIPETVAQPIETAVGVMLVGLGAHVWWRLWRDRVHIHSHSHGDGMTHFHAHSHAGETSSHVRAAHSHAHGFRWRTLLVGLMHGMAGSAALLVLTVSQAPNPVIGLGYVALFGVGSMIGMGVLSSVIAVPLAASARWLTWANRGLQMAVGAVTIAIGVHSIIENAFT, encoded by the coding sequence ATGTTCGGAATCTTGAGTCTTGGCTTTCTGCTCGGCATGCAGCATGCGCTGGAGCCGGATCACATCGCGGCGGTATCGAGCATCGCGGCGCGCCGTACCCATGTCGGTGACATCGTCAAGCACGGCCTGACCTGGGGCCTCGGTCACACGCTCACGCTGTTCGTCTTCGCCGGCGCCGCGATCCTGCTCGGGCGCGCGATCCCCGAGACGGTGGCGCAGCCGATCGAGACCGCGGTCGGCGTCATGCTGGTCGGCCTCGGCGCGCATGTCTGGTGGCGGCTGTGGCGCGATCGCGTGCACATCCACAGCCATTCGCATGGCGACGGCATGACGCATTTCCACGCCCACAGTCACGCCGGCGAAACCAGCTCGCACGTCCGCGCGGCGCACAGCCACGCCCATGGCTTCCGCTGGCGCACGCTGCTGGTCGGTCTGATGCACGGCATGGCGGGCTCGGCGGCGCTGTTGGTGCTGACGGTGTCGCAGGCCCCAAACCCGGTGATCGGGCTTGGCTATGTTGCGCTGTTCGGCGTCGGCTCGATGATCGGTATGGGCGTGCTGTCCAGCGTGATCGCGGTGCCGCTCGCGGCCTCCGCGCGCTGGCTGACCTGGGCCAATCGCGGCCTGCAAATGGCGGTCGGCGCGGTGACGATTGCGATCGGCGTCCACTCGATCATCGAGAACGCGTTCACCTGA
- the rlmB gene encoding 23S rRNA (guanosine(2251)-2'-O)-methyltransferase RlmB — protein MSDRDRKPNFRGKGGKPFQKGPKFGRPPARRERESGSDGPVILYGWHTVAAALANPDRQIRKLYLTENAAKRLADENIATRVTPEIVRPGDIDRRLTPDAVHQGLLAEADPLPSPGIDTLAQEGIVLVLDQITDPHNVGAILRSAAAFAVKAIVTTARHSPEATGVLAKSASGALELVPMVTVQNLARALNELNDHGFQTVGLDSEGTEDLGKVQLQQPLALVLGAEGKGLRQLTRETCRVVARLDMPGEIKSLNVSNACVLALYIGASRLGLM, from the coding sequence ATGAGCGACCGCGACCGCAAACCCAATTTCCGAGGCAAGGGCGGTAAACCCTTCCAAAAAGGGCCGAAATTCGGCCGCCCGCCGGCCCGGCGGGAGCGCGAATCCGGTTCCGACGGACCGGTGATTCTGTATGGCTGGCACACGGTGGCGGCCGCGCTTGCCAACCCGGACCGCCAGATCCGCAAGCTTTACCTCACCGAGAACGCCGCCAAGCGCCTTGCCGACGAAAACATCGCGACCCGGGTCACCCCGGAGATCGTCCGGCCCGGCGACATCGACCGGCGCCTCACCCCCGATGCCGTGCATCAGGGGCTTTTGGCGGAGGCCGATCCCCTGCCCTCGCCCGGCATCGACACGCTGGCGCAGGAGGGCATCGTGCTGGTGCTCGACCAGATCACCGATCCGCACAATGTCGGGGCCATCCTGCGCTCGGCCGCCGCATTTGCGGTGAAGGCGATCGTCACCACCGCCCGCCACAGCCCGGAAGCGACCGGTGTGCTGGCGAAGTCCGCCTCCGGCGCGCTCGAACTGGTGCCGATGGTGACCGTGCAGAATCTGGCGCGTGCGCTGAACGAACTGAACGACCACGGCTTCCAGACCGTCGGCCTCGACAGCGAGGGCACCGAGGATCTCGGCAAGGTTCAATTGCAGCAGCCGCTCGCGCTGGTGCTCGGCGCCGAAGGCAAGGGCTTGCGGCAATTGACGCGCGAGACCTGCCGCGTCGTCGCCCGCCTCGACATGCCCGGCGAGATCAAGAGCCTCAACGTGTCGAACGCCTGTGTGCTCGCGCTCTATATCGGCGCCAGCCGGCTCGGGCTGATGTGA
- a CDS encoding LysR family transcriptional regulator: MRLRQLECFRALMLHGTMTRAAELLGMSQPGISTMIAGLEHETGLNLFLRRGGRLQPTPEAKLFYVEAARALEAAENASRVAAEIRSGRRGHLAIAAYPSISISLLPRLLSQFARDKPELQIKIITRNSATVRELISTQQFDLAVAELPLDYPTSHMEVFSYECVCMLPHAHPLAKLKQITPDDLDGVPFVTLFRGDPIYQQLASAFSEYGARWNVVAETEFFSTACQLVAEGRGVGIVDPVVSKPFTEGLAIRPFKPKIQYQIAILSPTHEAQSQMAQDFAKLLRRGLRG, from the coding sequence ATGCGCCTCAGACAGCTCGAATGCTTCCGCGCCCTGATGCTCCACGGCACCATGACCCGGGCGGCCGAGCTGCTCGGCATGTCGCAGCCCGGCATCAGCACGATGATCGCGGGCCTCGAGCACGAGACCGGCCTCAATCTCTTCCTGCGCCGCGGCGGCCGCCTGCAACCGACCCCGGAAGCCAAGCTGTTCTATGTCGAGGCGGCGCGCGCCCTCGAAGCCGCCGAGAACGCGTCGCGCGTTGCGGCCGAGATCAGGTCCGGGCGGCGCGGTCACCTCGCGATCGCAGCCTATCCGAGCATTTCGATCAGCCTGCTGCCGCGCCTGCTGTCGCAGTTCGCCAGGGACAAGCCCGAACTGCAGATCAAGATCATCACGCGCAATTCGGCGACCGTCCGCGAGCTGATCTCGACGCAGCAATTCGATCTCGCGGTCGCCGAGCTGCCGCTGGATTATCCGACCTCGCACATGGAAGTGTTCTCGTATGAGTGCGTGTGCATGCTGCCGCATGCGCATCCGCTGGCGAAGCTCAAGCAGATCACCCCTGATGACCTCGACGGCGTCCCCTTCGTGACGCTGTTTCGCGGCGACCCGATCTACCAGCAGCTGGCATCCGCCTTCTCCGAATATGGCGCGCGCTGGAACGTGGTGGCGGAAACCGAGTTCTTCTCGACCGCGTGCCAGCTCGTCGCCGAGGGCCGCGGCGTCGGCATCGTCGATCCGGTGGTGAGCAAGCCCTTCACCGAGGGCCTCGCCATCCGCCCGTTCAAGCCGAAGATCCAGTACCAGATCGCGATCCTCTCCCCGACGCACGAAGCGCAGTCGCAGATGGCGCAGGATTTCGCCAAACTGCTGCGGCGCGGTTTGCGTGGGTGA
- a CDS encoding urea carboxylase-associated family protein, which yields MNAATIDLTRARLIPARNGVAARLDAGETVMVVNTHGKQVVDTWAFNARDTGEFMSMEHSRASMLRLIPRVGDTLTTNRRRAILTFVADTTPGIHDTLIAACDIHRYRQLGAVGHHDNCTQNLAHALEAVGLSAAVTPAPLNLFMNVPVTDNGQLDFKSPVSEAGQYVALRAEMDLVIVFSACPQDMVPVNDMRPTDAHFLIA from the coding sequence ATGAACGCAGCAACCATCGATCTGACCCGCGCCCGTCTGATCCCGGCCCGCAACGGCGTGGCGGCTCGCCTCGATGCGGGAGAGACGGTCATGGTCGTCAACACGCATGGCAAGCAGGTGGTCGACACCTGGGCCTTCAATGCCCGCGACACCGGCGAGTTCATGTCGATGGAGCACAGCCGTGCCTCGATGCTGCGGCTCATTCCCCGCGTGGGCGACACGCTGACCACCAACCGGCGCCGCGCGATCCTCACTTTCGTCGCCGACACAACGCCGGGGATCCACGACACCTTGATCGCGGCCTGCGACATTCACCGCTATCGTCAGCTCGGTGCCGTCGGCCATCACGATAATTGCACGCAGAATCTGGCGCACGCGCTCGAGGCGGTCGGTCTGTCGGCTGCCGTGACGCCGGCGCCGCTCAATCTGTTCATGAATGTCCCCGTCACCGACAATGGACAATTGGACTTCAAGTCGCCCGTCAGCGAGGCCGGCCAGTATGTCGCGCTGCGTGCGGAGATGGATCTGGTCATCGTGTTCTCGGCCTGTCCGCAGGACATGGTGCCGGTGAACGACATGCGGCCGACCGACGCTCACTTCCTCATCGCCTGA
- a CDS encoding LysR substrate-binding domain-containing protein: MRKLPPLNAVRAFEAAARHESFTAAANELCVTVTAISHQVRQLEAILGHKLFERSGRAVVLTAEGHAVFPMLRDGFDRMASAFAAIRPPADGDAVTVSTTRAFAERWLMPRLARFNAAFPHLVVHIDATEEVRTPGADGVDLAIRYGRADRAGETSVLFSDRYIAVAASAICPPGVRPGIDDVRSCPLLAYRWKNATLDSPAWSAWLAGADHDPGRDFRISWYSEEPLALHAAERGLGPLLCSDALVDEQLRQGTLRRLDGPALAGFAYRLVDAPSAARRKSVTAFIDWLRAEAATFRATPEQVMTRAA; encoded by the coding sequence ATGCGCAAGCTGCCGCCGCTCAATGCCGTCCGTGCGTTCGAAGCCGCCGCGCGCCATGAGAGCTTCACCGCCGCCGCCAATGAGCTCTGTGTCACGGTGACGGCGATCAGCCATCAGGTCCGGCAACTCGAAGCAATCCTGGGCCACAAGCTGTTCGAACGCTCCGGCCGCGCGGTCGTGCTGACCGCGGAGGGCCATGCGGTGTTCCCCATGCTGCGCGATGGCTTCGATCGCATGGCGAGCGCCTTTGCCGCGATCAGGCCGCCGGCCGATGGCGATGCGGTCACGGTATCGACCACGCGCGCCTTCGCCGAGCGCTGGCTGATGCCGCGGCTCGCGCGCTTCAACGCGGCGTTTCCTCACCTCGTCGTCCACATCGATGCGACCGAAGAGGTGCGAACGCCGGGCGCAGACGGCGTCGATCTGGCCATCCGCTACGGACGCGCCGACCGCGCCGGCGAGACATCGGTGCTGTTCAGCGATCGCTATATTGCCGTGGCAGCGAGCGCGATCTGTCCGCCCGGTGTCCGTCCTGGCATCGACGACGTCCGTTCGTGCCCGCTGCTGGCCTATCGCTGGAAGAACGCCACGCTGGATTCGCCGGCGTGGTCGGCCTGGCTCGCGGGGGCCGATCATGATCCCGGCCGGGACTTCCGTATCTCCTGGTACAGCGAGGAGCCGCTGGCCTTGCACGCCGCCGAGCGTGGGCTCGGGCCGCTGTTGTGCAGCGATGCGCTGGTGGACGAGCAATTGCGTCAGGGCACGCTGCGCCGGCTCGATGGTCCCGCGCTTGCGGGCTTTGCCTATCGCCTCGTCGACGCGCCAAGCGCTGCCCGGCGCAAATCAGTGACGGCGTTCATCGACTGGTTGCGGGCAGAGGCGGCCACCTTTCGTGCAACTCCCGAACAGGTCATGACACGGGCTGCGTGA
- a CDS encoding polysaccharide deacetylase → MIRNPIPWPNGARCACAITFDVDADSLIHIARPKDSFDRLYPITMGRYGPTVGVPRILETYRRLGLKQSFFMPAWTMQRYPDAVEAILKAGHEIGHHGYIHEDPTEISSAEQREAFERALGIHIAMTGRKPRGYRAPVYNANQTTIDLLIEHGFVYDSSLMADDIPYQMRTARGSLYEMPPHWGSDDWPPFAHYAEIGYMMPVKSPSEGLAASFEEFEAAYEAGGFWMGIWHPFLTGRLARWRVVERWLEQIVAERKVWFASLEDIAAHLDGLVKAGTYQVRVETLPYFTQPVS, encoded by the coding sequence ATGATCCGCAATCCCATCCCCTGGCCGAACGGTGCGCGTTGCGCCTGTGCGATCACGTTCGACGTCGACGCCGACAGTCTCATTCACATCGCCCGGCCGAAGGATTCGTTCGACCGGCTCTATCCGATCACGATGGGACGCTACGGGCCGACCGTCGGCGTGCCGCGCATTCTTGAGACCTATCGCCGCCTCGGCTTGAAGCAGTCGTTCTTCATGCCGGCCTGGACCATGCAGCGCTATCCGGATGCGGTGGAGGCGATCCTTAAGGCGGGCCACGAGATCGGCCATCACGGCTACATCCATGAGGATCCGACGGAGATTTCCTCGGCGGAGCAGCGCGAGGCCTTCGAACGCGCGCTCGGCATTCATATCGCGATGACCGGGCGCAAGCCGCGCGGCTACCGCGCGCCGGTCTACAACGCCAACCAGACCACGATCGATCTCCTGATCGAGCACGGCTTTGTCTACGATTCGTCGCTGATGGCCGACGACATCCCGTACCAGATGCGCACCGCGCGCGGATCGCTCTACGAGATGCCGCCGCACTGGGGATCGGACGATTGGCCGCCCTTCGCCCATTACGCGGAGATCGGCTACATGATGCCGGTCAAATCGCCGAGCGAGGGCCTTGCCGCCTCGTTCGAGGAGTTCGAAGCAGCCTATGAGGCCGGCGGATTCTGGATGGGGATCTGGCATCCGTTCCTGACCGGCCGGCTTGCCCGCTGGCGCGTCGTGGAGCGCTGGCTCGAGCAGATCGTCGCCGAGCGCAAGGTCTGGTTCGCATCGCTCGAGGACATCGCCGCGCATCTCGACGGCCTGGTCAAGGCAGGCACGTATCAGGTCCGCGTCGAGACCCTGCCCTACTTCACGCAGCCCGTGTCATGA
- a CDS encoding NAD(P)H-dependent oxidoreductase: MTTLLHIDASPRGDRSVSRKLSNSFVEHWLTHEPGATIIARDVGRNPPPLITEAWVAAAFTAPGDRTAEQHDELRLSDVLIDELERANVIVIGAPMHNYGMPAALKSWFDKVIRIDKTFSFDLARGDFPLEPIMRGKTLVVLSSRGEFGFGPGGVRETMNHLETHIFTCAHYLGVQESHLIAVDYQEFNDERYRRSLADAFAAIPVLVRQCLGIDEPVNVAAE, from the coding sequence ATGACGACACTTCTGCATATCGATGCCAGCCCGCGCGGCGACCGTTCGGTCAGCCGGAAACTCTCCAACTCGTTTGTCGAGCACTGGCTGACGCATGAGCCCGGCGCCACGATCATCGCGCGCGACGTCGGCCGCAACCCGCCGCCGCTCATCACGGAGGCGTGGGTGGCCGCCGCCTTCACCGCGCCCGGTGACCGCACGGCGGAGCAGCACGACGAGCTTCGTCTCTCCGATGTGCTGATCGACGAGCTTGAACGCGCCAACGTGATCGTGATCGGCGCACCGATGCACAATTACGGCATGCCGGCTGCCTTGAAGTCATGGTTCGACAAGGTGATCCGCATCGACAAGACCTTCAGCTTCGATCTCGCGCGCGGCGACTTTCCGCTCGAGCCGATCATGCGCGGCAAGACGCTGGTGGTGCTGAGTTCGCGCGGCGAATTCGGCTTCGGCCCCGGCGGGGTGCGGGAAACCATGAACCATCTGGAGACCCACATCTTCACCTGCGCGCACTATCTCGGGGTCCAGGAGAGCCATCTGATCGCGGTCGACTACCAGGAGTTCAACGATGAGCGCTACCGGCGCTCGCTCGCCGACGCCTTCGCCGCGATTCCGGTGCTGGTCCGGCAGTGTCTTGGAATCGACGAGCCTGTTAATGTGGCCGCGGAATGA
- a CDS encoding cytosine permease yields MLLKQTQLPAQDEAGFDAHGIEPVPAAHRTSSSFDQFWIWTGANIAPINWVLGALGIQLGLSLLQTLAVIVVGNLFGAALFAAFCLMGHRTGVPQMVLGRLAFGRRGAYLPALAQVLMPMGWVAINTWIVLDLCMAALERMGIGAGVELKYAIAVLVMVFQIGIAAWGFNAIKVFERYTMPFILLIMAVMTALAFLRVDIKWQSATVTGMPAFAAATQLMTAIGIGWGISWLTYASDYTRFTRPSLNAASVFRATFLGMFLPTVWLAFLGAAIASAGAGSDPSKLIIAAFGAMALPVLLVLLHGPIATNIVVIYSAALSSLALDLRRPRWVISVLSGLIASAILYAFLQSGDFAHAFDNFMVALIVWISPWAGVTLADFYLVRRGRIDVASLYEEPGRDRDFNWAGLIAFAAGFVAAWAFQMGTIKAMQGPLAMATGGVDLSWLTGIGVATASYLALHRRFGRPLARSVPSPAAASIEPAPTST; encoded by the coding sequence ATGTTGCTCAAGCAGACACAGCTTCCGGCGCAGGATGAGGCCGGCTTCGATGCCCACGGAATTGAACCGGTGCCGGCGGCGCACCGCACTTCGTCATCGTTCGATCAGTTCTGGATCTGGACCGGCGCGAACATCGCGCCGATCAACTGGGTGCTCGGCGCGCTCGGCATCCAGCTCGGCCTGAGCCTGCTGCAAACGCTTGCCGTCATCGTCGTCGGCAACCTGTTCGGCGCGGCGCTGTTTGCCGCCTTCTGCCTGATGGGACATCGCACCGGCGTGCCGCAGATGGTGCTGGGCCGGCTGGCGTTCGGCCGCCGCGGCGCCTATCTGCCGGCGCTGGCGCAAGTGCTGATGCCGATGGGGTGGGTCGCGATCAATACCTGGATCGTGCTCGACCTCTGCATGGCAGCGCTCGAGCGGATGGGGATTGGCGCCGGTGTTGAGCTCAAATACGCGATCGCGGTGCTGGTGATGGTATTCCAGATCGGCATCGCGGCCTGGGGCTTCAATGCCATCAAGGTGTTCGAGCGCTACACCATGCCGTTCATCCTGCTGATCATGGCGGTCATGACCGCGCTCGCTTTCCTGCGCGTCGATATCAAGTGGCAGTCCGCGACCGTGACCGGCATGCCGGCCTTCGCCGCGGCGACGCAACTGATGACGGCGATCGGCATCGGCTGGGGCATTTCGTGGCTCACCTATGCGTCCGACTATACGCGCTTCACCAGGCCCTCGCTCAATGCCGCCAGTGTGTTCCGGGCGACATTCCTCGGCATGTTCCTGCCGACCGTCTGGCTCGCCTTCCTCGGTGCGGCCATTGCGTCCGCCGGCGCCGGTTCCGATCCGTCGAAGCTGATCATCGCAGCTTTTGGTGCGATGGCGCTGCCGGTGCTGCTGGTGCTGCTCCATGGACCGATCGCGACCAACATCGTCGTGATCTATTCGGCGGCGCTGTCGTCGCTCGCGCTCGATCTGCGGCGGCCGCGCTGGGTGATCTCGGTGCTGTCCGGCCTGATCGCCTCCGCGATCCTGTACGCCTTCCTGCAATCGGGCGATTTTGCCCATGCCTTCGACAATTTCATGGTCGCCCTGATCGTCTGGATCAGCCCATGGGCGGGCGTGACGCTCGCCGACTTCTACCTGGTACGACGCGGCCGCATCGACGTCGCCTCGCTCTACGAGGAACCGGGGCGGGATCGTGATTTCAACTGGGCCGGGCTGATCGCCTTTGCTGCCGGCTTCGTGGCGGCGTGGGCCTTCCAGATGGGCACGATCAAGGCCATGCAGGGTCCGCTGGCGATGGCGACCGGCGGGGTTGACCTGTCGTGGCTCACCGGCATCGGCGTTGCGACGGCGAGCTACCTTGCGCTGCATCGGCGGTTTGGACGCCCGCTGGCGCGGAGCGTCCCGTCGCCGGCCGCGGCGTCGATCGAACCCGCGCCCACATCGACCTGA